From the genome of Scytonema hofmannii PCC 7110, one region includes:
- a CDS encoding flavodoxin family protein has product MSQTDEWDKDDWPIIQKEIDETDILVLCTSVWLGEKSSVCNRVLERMYGYTHVLNEKGQYRDYGKVGATLITGNEDGIKHCAMNILFSLSHIGYTIPPQADAGWLGEVGPGPSYLDPGSGGPENDFTNRNTTFLTWNCMHLARMLKDNGGIPAHGNQPKIWDAGCKSDFQNPEHKV; this is encoded by the coding sequence ATGTCCCAAACAGATGAATGGGATAAAGACGATTGGCCCATAATTCAAAAAGAAATTGATGAAACTGATATTTTGGTTTTATGTACTTCAGTTTGGCTTGGAGAAAAAAGTTCTGTTTGTAATCGAGTTTTAGAAAGAATGTATGGTTACACTCATGTTTTAAACGAAAAAGGGCAATATCGAGATTATGGAAAAGTTGGTGCAACCCTAATCACTGGGAACGAAGATGGGATTAAACATTGCGCTATGAATATTTTATTTTCTCTTTCTCATATTGGTTATACAATTCCACCACAAGCTGATGCAGGATGGTTAGGAGAAGTTGGCCCCGGGCCTTCTTATTTAGATCCTGGTTCTGGTGGCCCTGAAAACGATTTTACCAACAGAAACACAACTTTCTTAACTTGGAATTGTATGCATTTGGCCAGAATGTTGAAAGATAATGGCGGAATTCCCGCTCACGGAAACCAGCCCAAAATTTGGGATGCAGGTTGTAAAAGTGATTTTCAAAACCCAGAACACAAAGTATAG
- a CDS encoding IS200/IS605 family accessory protein TnpB-related protein, with protein sequence MSKRQSKKKGKNKPAEIIRTDVWDLKATPEQKSQMVGTIEEYRKFLHPLVIIVNSQWVNLVDLTSKERINAVEKMIHKTADNPDPKHKYFQSVVNRHPSFRKFPSYLRRAAIADTIGIVSSFQTRHFQWQSGDRKHRHAKPPSLSAWCNTYPALYQGQQVKYRNNFQLVDIKVWSGTDWVWLECIPVKKHGLNRHLVDGNKIKSPALVVNKHTCQLSMPVEVKIVDLPESDMVCSVDMGINNAATASIVGRDGTVKARVFINPIQDIDRRNKRRMMIAHKSKQTRNITKLRQRGLGVSPSGATAVDLPKGFCKGLQRKSSNINLQISKTVARAIVEFAKTHNVKVIVFENLEGWKAKGGRRKSLQKQKFHLWCHRKIVALVTDRWTEMGGKIVFINPKYTSAYAFDGSGKVKRDKVNYSLCRFTSGKRYHSDLNASYNIAARYWYAVIMGDNSYSRVFEGKSSHGTLRTPVTLGTLRCMAASASRCTATS encoded by the coding sequence ATGAGTAAACGACAATCCAAAAAGAAAGGCAAGAATAAACCGGCTGAAATTATCCGGACAGATGTTTGGGATTTAAAAGCGACTCCTGAACAGAAAAGCCAAATGGTAGGAACTATTGAGGAATATCGTAAGTTTTTGCATCCCTTAGTTATCATTGTCAATTCTCAATGGGTAAACCTTGTTGACTTGACATCAAAAGAACGGATTAATGCGGTAGAGAAGATGATTCATAAAACCGCAGATAATCCTGACCCTAAACACAAATATTTTCAAAGTGTAGTCAATAGACATCCATCGTTCCGAAAGTTTCCTTCTTACTTAAGACGAGCAGCCATAGCAGATACTATCGGAATTGTTTCTAGTTTTCAAACTAGACATTTTCAATGGCAGTCTGGAGACAGGAAACATCGTCACGCCAAACCACCTAGCTTGAGCGCATGGTGCAATACTTATCCAGCGTTGTACCAGGGTCAACAAGTGAAATATCGCAACAATTTCCAGTTGGTTGATATTAAAGTTTGGTCTGGAACTGATTGGGTGTGGCTAGAATGCATTCCAGTCAAAAAACATGGTTTAAATCGCCATCTAGTTGATGGTAACAAAATAAAATCACCTGCATTGGTGGTTAATAAACATACGTGTCAACTTTCTATGCCAGTTGAGGTAAAGATAGTTGATTTACCAGAATCTGATATGGTATGCAGTGTTGACATGGGTATCAACAACGCTGCAACAGCATCCATCGTTGGTCGTGACGGTACTGTAAAAGCTCGGGTGTTTATTAACCCGATCCAAGACATAGACCGTCGCAACAAACGTCGGATGATGATTGCTCACAAGTCTAAGCAGACAAGAAACATTACAAAGTTAAGGCAGCGCGGTCTTGGGGTTTCCCCAAGTGGAGCGACTGCCGTAGATTTACCTAAGGGTTTTTGTAAAGGACTCCAACGCAAATCTTCCAACATTAACTTACAAATTTCTAAAACAGTAGCAAGAGCAATTGTTGAGTTTGCTAAGACCCACAATGTAAAGGTTATTGTATTTGAGAACTTAGAAGGATGGAAGGCGAAGGGTGGTAGAAGAAAATCTTTACAAAAACAAAAGTTTCATCTCTGGTGTCACAGGAAAATTGTTGCGCTAGTGACAGATAGATGGACGGAAATGGGAGGAAAAATTGTTTTTATCAACCCAAAATACACAAGCGCATACGCTTTTGACGGCAGTGGTAAAGTTAAGAGAGACAAGGTCAATTATTCCTTGTGTCGCTTCACTTCGGGAAAAAGATATCACTCTGACTTAAACGCTTCATATAACATTGCTGCCCGTTATTGGTATGCAGTAATTATGGGTGATAACAGTTATTCTAGAGTGTTCGAGGGCAAAAGTTCCCACGGCACACTGAGGACGCCAGTAACTCTGGGTACGCTAAGATGTATGGCTGCTTCTGCAAGCAGATGTACGGCTACTTCATAG